The Alkalihalobacillus sp. LMS6 genomic interval ATTCGTTAACGTATATAAAAATAATCGAATCTATTATTCTGTTGGAGGTTCCATTCATGAGTGATAAACAAATAAAAGATCAACATACTGAGGAATCCCTTTCCTCCCCTTCAGACACTGCTGAAGATCAACAAACCAGCTCGCCTACATCTGATGTTCCATCATTAGAAACTGAAACCGATATGAATGAACTTCTTAAGAAACTTGATAACTTAGGTGAGGTAGAACAGCGTGAAGCTGGGGAATCATTAGAAGCATTAAAGCGGCCAGTACGTGAAATGATGGGTGATGATTCCAACACCTTGCCAAAACAGCTACATGAACTACGAGAAGTTGTCGGTCAACTCGAGCCCGATCATTTAAAAGATTCGCAGCTGAAAAAATTATTTAATCGCGTCATTCGCCGTAACCCTGTTGAGCAGTATGTTCGTCGGTATCAAACGGTAGAGGCTCAGGTCGATCATATTGTTGAGGGATTGCTCACTGGTAAAGATAAATTACAAGAAGATAATGTCATGCTTAAAGAACTTAAAGTCGTTGCCAAAGAAAGAATTACAAATTTAAACGAGCAAATTTCTATGGGGCAAGAGCTTCATGAAATGTTAGAAAAAGAAATGACGTCTGAAAAATGGGCTGACAACGCCAATGAATTGAAAAAAGGCCAAGTAAAAGTGACTACAAGAATGAAAAATATGCAGCAAGCGGTAATGGTTCTGCAACAATCTCTCGCGTCTGTTGACCTTATAATGGAAAACAACGAAAAGCTTGAAGAAGCCATTTTTAATGCCATTACTATGACGAAAAACATTATTACGGTTACCGCATCGATTCAGCTTGCGTTAACAAATCAGAAGAAAGTAATATCAGCCGTTCAAAACGTCAATCAAGCAACTGAATCCATGCTGCTTTCAAATGCAGAATTATTAAAGCAAAATACAGAAGAAACGTTAAAAACATTAGAAGAACCAGCAATTGCTTTAGACGCATTTCGGAAAGCATACGATAATGTGTATAAAGCGATTGAACTGACTGAAGAATCGAATGAGCGCATTGTCACGAGCGGTAAACAATTTATTGAAGAGATGGATAAATTAAACTCTGAGATGCAAACAAAGCTTTTAAACCGATAAGCAACAGGAGGTAGAGATGTGTGAAATTATTTTCTACAACGGGATTACTTGATTTCTTCACACCTGCTTATAAAAAGCCTGTTGACGATCATATTATTCAAGACGAAACAACGACCCGCTTAATTAATGATACGGAACGATTGTTAAAACGAATGACTGATAATGCAACAGGCAAGAATGAGCGTAAAAATATCCGCCGACGTCAAAAAGACTGGGATATCCGAGTCAAGATTAACTATAACTACATTCGATTGATTGTTTCTGACACTAAAAATTCCCGCTCTCCGATTCATAAACGACTTCGGATCGTTTGTCATCGAAAATATATCAAGTCTTCTAACGGAATGGGAAAAGTGAAAGAAGCGACGATTCATTATTTAAAAGATGGACGGATGCATGTGCGCTCCCTTTTGAACGTCTCGCACTTTAAAGGCATATTATACGGTATACACCAGTTAGACCTTGCATATGTTGGTACGAAAACGTCAGAAGTTTCATTAGAACGACTGAGTGGGCATGAACAACAGCTAAAAAGTGAACAAGCGAACGATATTCGTGTACTTGTTCAAGAAGCAAATCGATATGTGCAAGCCATGGACACTCTTTCCATCGATCCCATGCTTGATAATCGATTGCAGCGAATATTAACGCATGTTGGCAAACTTGAAGACGATTTTCATTTATTTGATTTTGAAGACAAACATACAGTACGTCGCTTGTTACGTGAAGATATCCCAAATTTAATGGGTGCTTTTTTCGCCTTGTCAAAAAAGAATCAGATGGAACAGCGTGATAACGTATTTGTTTCGCTTTCTAAAATGGAGCTGTCACTGATTCGCTTAACTGAGCATTTGGAAAAAACCAAAGTGGAACGCATGGATCACGTGATGCGTTTGCAAGAATTACGCTACGGATCAAAAACAGATTTACAAAAGGATGAATAAAGAATGAAGCGCTACACTTGCAGGAGTGTGGCGCTGTTCGTTATAATAGCGATAAGATTACTTGATAAAGGTGAGGATGAAATGGATCGGTATGAAGCGCAACAACATATTGGCAAACTTCTCGTCATCGATCTCGGTGAAAACGGAATGTATTTAGGCGAGCTGCTTTCAGTCCTGACCGAGCCAAAGAAACCTTGGCGTGGCAACGTTCGAATTAAAGCAGTGTTAACATTACCTGAATTTATTTTCCAAAACGACACAATCGCCATTCACGAGATTCCATATGCGGAAGATGATGTGGATACATTTGCTAGTCAATATTTAAAAACAAAATCAACGCATACTCATATTGAATCCTATATTGATTCAATTTTAACGGACTTAAAACGTCGTCACATTCGTTTAAAAAATGACGGATCGCCGTCATCAGCTGAACTTGAAGCATTAGAAGTGTATATTAAAACAATGACGAGTCAAAAGCGTAAGAAAAATCGTTCGTTAACGCAGAATGATCAATCGGAAGAAGCCACCATTCCCGCTTATGTTGAATATACGTTTCACGCTGATGGTCAAGACTATTACCTGCAAGACTCTAAAGGAGACCAACTCCCACTCACTGCTACACACTTTGACTATACCTGGGATCAACAAGGTCACCTCGTAACAGGAAAATACGAAGGAGATGGCATTTTTATTCGCGAAAATGGCAGTCGGTTTATCCCAAATGAAGGGGACTTGATTTTAATCGATAAGGAACAGTTTAATCCTTATTCCATCTTCAAAACTGAACTTGAACCAGCCGCATTACAAGGGTTTGAACACAATCTCGCTTTGCACCAGATATCCCATAAAGATTTGGTTCACTGCTACAATTCCTTAATTGATCAGCTGTTTCATTCAAATGCCATTTCTACGTTTCAAGGCGTCAATTTTTTAACCTATCAAACCGATGAGCAATTTGTGTTGGTACAGCATCACTTTAAACGTGAACTTGGTGCAAGTTCCAGCAACAAGCAAGATACGGTGTACGATCGGTTTGAATTTACAACTGATAAAGGAAAGCGTACGATCGCTCTTTATACAAATGCGTATCAATAAACAAAAAGTGTAATCCAACTGGATTACACTTTTTGTATGTCGTCATGTTCGTCTTGATAGGAATACCACCCATAGAGTTGATCGCCTGTCTCTTCACTAATATCTTTAACCGCGAACGATTTCCCTGCCATGCTTGATTGAACATTTAATTCAAACGTGGCCAAGTCTTTCCTTCTTTGCAAGAGCGAAACTTGCTTCGTAGCGGACTGTATTTTTCGTTTGCGAGAGATAATCAATGATTGCCCAATGGTTCGATACCGCATCCATACATATGAACCACCAGCACCAGCACCGGCATCTTTGTATTGCAACCAAGCAAATAAAGCCGCAAGTGCAATGACAAGGAGACCAATAAGTCCGATTAATCCCCAAAGATAAATTGCAACACCTGTTACAATCACTGGAACGATAAGCATGCGAATAAAAAATCGAATTGCCGCACGTTTTGGAGCGGAAGTTAACGGCGTTTCAATCGCATAATCCGGAACAATCGTTGCTAAAAACTGATGTAAGTCACGTTGATGAATCAACGGAACGAGTAACGTTGAACCTTGCTCATTATTATTCCCACCGCCAGCTGATTCAACATAAACCGAAACAAAGCCAAATGGTTGACGAATGACGCTACGAATCACCCGTATCGCTGTGATGCGGCTATATGCAAGCGTAAGTTGACGCTTTTCGAGTAAGCCTCTTTGAATGACTAATTCTTTTTCGTACGTTTCGATTGTGAAATTTCCGTACGTTACGATTGTAATCAAGCTCGATATAAGCCATGAAAGCAAAATAACAGCTATCGCAATAAAAATGAGAAATAAAACACTTAAACTGACTACTGCATCAAATGTGTCTTCATAAAAAGAATCTGGAATAAACTGAGCGGTTTGCGAGAGAAGCGCGGCTACAGCGGAAAGTACAATTCCGACACTACTTGACGTTAATGCAGTATAGATGAGTCGCTTCTTTCCTAAACGCCAAACAGAATCAGGTTCTTGTTCAAGAAACGGCGCCTCTTCCTCTTGTTGTTCTTCGCCGTACGCTATCTCCTCTTCATCGGTTTCATTAGGTTCAGCAGATCGTGCTGGTTCTTTTAATAACAAGGCACGAATATGATTCGCTTCGGTCCGTGTTACCGCGACAAGTTCAGCCTCAGCTTCCATTCCTCCCCCAGCCGTATCAATGTTTACTTTCACTAAGCCAAACATACGTTGCAACAAACCTGCGGAAATATTAATGGCTTGAACGCGTTTTTTTTGAATGTAACGTTTCTTTTTTATGAATACACCTTGTTCAATATACAATTCGCCTTCAACAAGAGAATAGCGGAATTTATACCAGCCTAGCCAGCTAAATCCGACAGAAATAAGGATGAGTGCCGCAAATGCGATAAAAAAGATCCATAAAAGTCCTTGAAAAAAAGCGATAATGGCAAATGGAACCGCAAGTTGAACTAGACCTCGAGCAGCGTTAATAAAGATGGCCGCGGCATGTTGGCGTTTTAACTCATTCATCTTCATGCACCGATGCAAGCGCCGCAATTTGATCCCTCAACGCGTCTGCATCATCAATAAAGAGAGTTGGAATCTGGTGCGTTGTAGCTGCTGTTGTAATGGAGACTGCCGACATTTTGTAGCGTCGTAAAATTGGTCCTTGCTCTGTATCAACATGCTGAACGCGGACCATCGGTACAAGGGTTCTTCTAACAATAATCACACCTTGTTGAATATCGATCTCGTCATCAAACACTTCATAACGAAAACGATACCATTGAATTTTTGGCCAAATTAGAATACGAATCGTTCCATATAAAATAACAAAACCAGCAAAAGCCCAAGTCAGCCAAGCGTAGAACGATTCAAATATGTATAGCTGGACAAAATAATAAACAACTGGAACGAGAGCAAAAAACAAGGTATCAATCGAATTTTGAATGCGCCATACTTGAATAGCTTTTTTCGGTAAGCGTAATTCTGGTTGCTTTCGCATACCATCCCTCCTATAGATAATTGAAAGAATAACGTGTCGTCAAGACACGTTATTCTTCATCCGTTATATGCGTAATCGTAACGCCTTTTTCTTCAAGCCATGTTAACAGCTGCTTATTTTCTTCTTGATCATAAAGCAAGCCGATTGAAGGGACAATCTCCACTTCTTCTAAATGACCTGAAGCAGCGTCATCAATCATTTCAACTAGATCTTCTTTTCCTTCTTTTTCTAACTTTTCTCTAAGAACCGTAATGGTCGGTGTCATGATTGTGCTCCTTTTATTTGTTTCGTGCTTCTGTCATTTGTTTCCAAACAGAACCTTTGGCAGCTTCTCCACCTTGAATTCGTTCTAGCGCCATTTTTATTTGTAGCGCAACTTCAAATTCTGGATCATCTTCTGCTGCTTGCAAAGCTGGAATTGCCTCTTCTGTTCCTACTTCATACAAAAACATAGCCGCACGCCAGCGAACAATTTTGCTTTGATCTTGTAAAGAAGCGACCATCGCGGGGATTCCTTTTTCAGATCCAATATCCGACATGCAGTCTCCTGCAGTTCGACGTACGGTGACAGATGGATCGGTTAAAGCTTGTTCTAGAAGCGGTAGTACGCTTTCTGTTTCGATCATGCCTAAATACATCGTTGCTAAACGACGAACCGATGCTTTTTCATCTTTTAGCGCCACCTCTAAAACAGGAATATCTTTTTCTTTCGGATCCATTTGTTCTAATGAAGCATAGCGGTTTTTCCAGTCCGGATCTTGGAGCATCTCTATCGTTACTTCTTTAAAACGAGCCGCAAATGCTTCTGCAGCTTCTTTTTCCCCTTGTGCAAGTTTCACTAAGCTATGAAGGCGACTTTCTGTATAGGCAGCTTCAAGCTCCGCTGTCACTTCATCCGCAACGTGCTCAAGTTCACCATATCGAGGCGCTTGATCAGCCCACTTTCGCTCTAACACTACGTTATCGCCAGGTTGCTCAGCATCGGCAATCGCTTGGACAAATCGATCTGGCAACGCTCTTCTGACCTCACGTTCATCATCGGTTACTTTCACTTGCATCGGAATGTTCTTAAACATTTGTACTTGGACTTGTACTTCACCAAAACCATCTTGAACGACTCCCTCTTGGCTCTGTTCAGATGCTTCTCCGAATAAAGCACGAATTTGTGGAAGGACCACTTTCCAGTCCGCTTTTGGATAGCGATCAACTGCTAAAAAATCTCCTACATGATAAACGGCTTTAATTCCCTCTAGCCCAAGAATCGCTTGGACAAATGAAGGCGCTTGATCTTTGTTTTTTTCGTTATACGTTGTACTTGCGCCTCCATGTGATTCACTTAAATTTAATTTCATCGTATTTGGACTCGGTGTTGGTTCAATCGAACGGATAAACATGATTTTCCTCCTTGAGGCTTTATTCTCAGCTAAATCTTAACATGTCTATTTGCCCTTTACCAGCCGAATGCCTCCTTCTATTCATTCTAGTTCCCTAACTGCTCCTGCATCTGTTACAATACAAGAAAGGAGGCTTCATAACGATGAGATTTGCTTTTTTATCTGATATTCATGGAAACGCTACCGCTTTGGAAGCAGTTTTAAATGATTTGCAAACCCAACAAATTGACGAGATTTACATACTAGGTGACTTATGCTTTCGGGGTCCAGAACCAAAGCGTGTCATCGAACTAATCCAAGGTTCAGGGGCAAAGGTGTTAAAAGGAAATGCGGATG includes:
- a CDS encoding toxic anion resistance protein, yielding MNELLKKLDNLGEVEQREAGESLEALKRPVREMMGDDSNTLPKQLHELREVVGQLEPDHLKDSQLKKLFNRVIRRNPVEQYVRRYQTVEAQVDHIVEGLLTGKDKLQEDNVMLKELKVVAKERITNLNEQISMGQELHEMLEKEMTSEKWADNANELKKGQVKVTTRMKNMQQAVMVLQQSLASVDLIMENNEKLEEAIFNAITMTKNIITVTASIQLALTNQKKVISAVQNVNQATESMLLSNAELLKQNTEETLKTLEEPAIALDAFRKAYDNVYKAIELTEESNERIVTSGKQFIEEMDKLNSEMQTKLLNR
- a CDS encoding DUF2777 family protein, yielding MKRYTCRSVALFVIIAIRLLDKGEDEMDRYEAQQHIGKLLVIDLGENGMYLGELLSVLTEPKKPWRGNVRIKAVLTLPEFIFQNDTIAIHEIPYAEDDVDTFASQYLKTKSTHTHIESYIDSILTDLKRRHIRLKNDGSPSSAELEALEVYIKTMTSQKRKKNRSLTQNDQSEEATIPAYVEYTFHADGQDYYLQDSKGDQLPLTATHFDYTWDQQGHLVTGKYEGDGIFIRENGSRFIPNEGDLILIDKEQFNPYSIFKTELEPAALQGFEHNLALHQISHKDLVHCYNSLIDQLFHSNAISTFQGVNFLTYQTDEQFVLVQHHFKRELGASSSNKQDTVYDRFEFTTDKGKRTIALYTNAYQ
- a CDS encoding PH domain-containing protein; the protein is MNELKRQHAAAIFINAARGLVQLAVPFAIIAFFQGLLWIFFIAFAALILISVGFSWLGWYKFRYSLVEGELYIEQGVFIKKKRYIQKKRVQAINISAGLLQRMFGLVKVNIDTAGGGMEAEAELVAVTRTEANHIRALLLKEPARSAEPNETDEEEIAYGEEQQEEEAPFLEQEPDSVWRLGKKRLIYTALTSSSVGIVLSAVAALLSQTAQFIPDSFYEDTFDAVVSLSVLFLIFIAIAVILLSWLISSLITIVTYGNFTIETYEKELVIQRGLLEKRQLTLAYSRITAIRVIRSVIRQPFGFVSVYVESAGGGNNNEQGSTLLVPLIHQRDLHQFLATIVPDYAIETPLTSAPKRAAIRFFIRMLIVPVIVTGVAIYLWGLIGLIGLLVIALAALFAWLQYKDAGAGAGGSYVWMRYRTIGQSLIISRKRKIQSATKQVSLLQRRKDLATFELNVQSSMAGKSFAVKDISEETGDQLYGWYSYQDEHDDIQKV
- a CDS encoding PH domain-containing protein, yielding MRKQPELRLPKKAIQVWRIQNSIDTLFFALVPVVYYFVQLYIFESFYAWLTWAFAGFVILYGTIRILIWPKIQWYRFRYEVFDDEIDIQQGVIIVRRTLVPMVRVQHVDTEQGPILRRYKMSAVSITTAATTHQIPTLFIDDADALRDQIAALASVHEDE
- a CDS encoding conserved virulence factor C family protein, which codes for MFIRSIEPTPSPNTMKLNLSESHGGASTTYNEKNKDQAPSFVQAILGLEGIKAVYHVGDFLAVDRYPKADWKVVLPQIRALFGEASEQSQEGVVQDGFGEVQVQVQMFKNIPMQVKVTDDEREVRRALPDRFVQAIADAEQPGDNVVLERKWADQAPRYGELEHVADEVTAELEAAYTESRLHSLVKLAQGEKEAAEAFAARFKEVTIEMLQDPDWKNRYASLEQMDPKEKDIPVLEVALKDEKASVRRLATMYLGMIETESVLPLLEQALTDPSVTVRRTAGDCMSDIGSEKGIPAMVASLQDQSKIVRWRAAMFLYEVGTEEAIPALQAAEDDPEFEVALQIKMALERIQGGEAAKGSVWKQMTEARNK